A single genomic interval of Streptomyces sp. NBC_00663 harbors:
- a CDS encoding multicopper oxidase domain-containing protein, which translates to MDRRGFNRRMLLGGAAVVGAGTVATSLSVAPEAASADTPAKTAPAGGEVRHLKLYAEKLADGQMGYGFEKGKATIPGPLIELNEGDTLHIEFENTMDVRASLHVHGLDYEVSSDGTKLNKSDVEPGGTRTYTWRTHAPGRRKDGTWRSGSAGYWHYHDHVVGTEHGTGGIRKGLYGPVIVRRKGDILPDATHTIVFNDMLINNKPAHSGPDFEATVGDRVEFVMITHGEYYHTFHMHGHRWADNRTGMLTGPDDPSQVIDNKIVGPADSFGFQVIAGEGVGAGAWMYHCHVQSHSDMGMVGLFLVKKTDGTIPGYEPHEHEH; encoded by the coding sequence ATGGACAGACGCGGTTTCAATCGAAGGATGCTGCTGGGTGGCGCGGCGGTGGTGGGCGCCGGGACCGTCGCGACATCGTTGTCCGTCGCGCCGGAGGCCGCGAGCGCCGACACCCCGGCGAAGACGGCCCCGGCGGGCGGCGAGGTGCGGCACCTCAAGCTGTATGCCGAGAAGCTCGCCGACGGACAGATGGGCTACGGCTTCGAGAAGGGCAAGGCGACGATCCCGGGTCCGCTGATCGAGCTGAACGAGGGCGACACGCTGCACATCGAGTTCGAGAACACGATGGACGTGCGGGCGAGCCTCCATGTCCACGGTCTGGACTACGAAGTCTCCAGCGACGGAACGAAGTTGAACAAGAGCGACGTGGAACCGGGCGGCACCCGCACCTACACCTGGCGCACCCACGCCCCCGGCCGCCGCAAGGACGGCACCTGGCGGTCGGGCAGCGCCGGCTACTGGCACTACCACGACCACGTGGTGGGCACGGAACACGGCACGGGCGGCATCCGCAAGGGCCTGTACGGCCCGGTGATCGTCCGCCGCAAGGGCGACATCCTCCCCGACGCGACGCACACGATCGTCTTCAACGACATGCTCATCAACAACAAACCGGCGCATTCCGGCCCCGACTTCGAGGCCACGGTGGGCGACCGGGTCGAGTTCGTGATGATCACGCACGGCGAGTACTACCACACCTTCCATATGCACGGTCACCGCTGGGCCGACAACCGCACCGGCATGCTCACCGGCCCCGACGACCCGAGCCAGGTCATCGACAACAAGATCGTGGGCCCGGCGGACTCCTTCGGCTTCCAGGTGATCGCGGGGGAGGGGGTCGGGGCGGGCGCGTGGATGTACCACTGCCATGTCCAGAGCCATTCGGACATGGGGATGGTGGGGTTGTTCCTGGTGAAGAAGACGGACGGGACGATTCCGGGATACGAGCCGCATGAGCATGAGCACTGA
- a CDS encoding ornithine cyclodeaminase family protein produces the protein MTLLLTRSDLEAVLDPAACLDALREGFRAADGGTVAGQRVRTDLPFPGTATALIPGLLPAIEAYTVKVNAKFPGARPALRGVICLHSGRDGELLALIDSATVTAWRTGLAAALGTHALAGTGGVLGVIGAGAQAELTVRGLAALRPPRSERSPEFQRSQRSQRSLRSQRSLRSQRSPRSHGDLVVHDTDGERAAEFAARHGGRVVGSAAEVAAAADTVLLATWSREPLLRLADTRPGQHFTSLGADEPGKRELGADLLGAASVIVDDRELAGAMGALAGTGLTADATLGEVLRGEHPGRRGTDDRTVYAPVGLPWQDLAVAWVAYGEARRRGTGRAVDLLA, from the coding sequence GTGACTCTTCTCCTCACCCGCAGTGACCTTGAGGCCGTACTGGACCCGGCGGCCTGTCTCGACGCGCTGCGCGAGGGATTCCGTGCGGCGGACGGTGGCACGGTGGCCGGACAACGCGTGCGGACGGACCTGCCGTTCCCGGGAACCGCCACGGCCCTCATCCCCGGGCTGCTGCCGGCCATCGAGGCGTACACGGTGAAGGTGAACGCCAAGTTCCCCGGCGCGCGGCCCGCGTTGCGGGGCGTGATCTGTCTCCACAGCGGCCGGGACGGCGAGTTGCTGGCGCTGATCGACTCGGCGACGGTGACGGCGTGGCGGACAGGGTTGGCGGCGGCGCTGGGAACCCATGCGCTGGCCGGTACGGGTGGCGTGCTGGGGGTGATCGGGGCGGGCGCACAGGCCGAGTTGACGGTACGGGGGCTGGCGGCACTGCGGCCTCCGCGATCCGAGCGGTCTCCCGAATTCCAGCGATCCCAGCGATCCCAGCGGTCTCTGCGATCCCAGCGGTCTCTGCGATCCCAGCGATCTCCGCGGTCTCACGGTGACCTGGTGGTCCACGACACGGACGGTGAACGGGCCGCCGAGTTCGCGGCGCGACATGGGGGACGGGTGGTGGGCTCGGCGGCGGAGGTGGCCGCGGCGGCCGACACCGTTCTGCTGGCGACATGGTCCCGCGAGCCACTGCTGCGCCTCGCGGACACGCGTCCCGGCCAGCACTTCACGAGCCTCGGCGCGGACGAGCCGGGTAAGCGGGAGCTGGGTGCGGATCTGCTCGGGGCGGCGTCGGTGATCGTGGACGACCGTGAGCTCGCCGGGGCGATGGGGGCGTTGGCGGGGACCGGCCTGACGGCCGACGCCACCCTCGGGGAGGTGCTGCGGGGCGAGCATCCCGGCAGACGCGGCACGGATGACCGTACCGTGTACGCCCCCGTGGGGCTGCCCTGGCAGGATCTGGCGGTCGCGTGGGTGGCGTACGGGGAGGCTCGACGGAGGGGTACGGGGCGCGCGGTGGATCTGCTGGCGTGA